One Phalacrocorax carbo chromosome 26, bPhaCar2.1, whole genome shotgun sequence genomic window, ACCAGCTCGGTCAGCACCCTGCGGCGGGGAAAGGGAGGGTGCGGGGGGGTGCGTCGGGGCGGTTTGGGGGTGtcgccccacccccccccccccgcctcagTAGGACCCCCGAAACCCCCCACCTATCGAAGATGGCCCCCACGCCGGCGCTGTGGGCGCTGTTGCGGTGGACGTGGAGGCCGGTGGCCAGCAGGATGCCGTCCTTCACCGAGATGGAGCGGTGGGAGAAGGAGGCGATGAGCAGCTCGTTCCAGcctgcgggggggtgggggaggacgTGGCAtaaaccccccccccctcccccccaaatcctttgggggggggacagACAGAccccgagacccccccccccccccccacctcagcCTCACACATCTCCGCtctgggtgtgtgtgtgtcctcCTCGTGCCGCGGTGTGGGGCTGACGCCCCCCTCGcctgccccatcccccccccccccccatgcccccacGGGGGTTCCCCAAATACCCTCAGgtaccccaaaccccccccttCCATCCCGGGctgtccccccaaacccccacagtGCCACCTCTGTGGGGCAGATCCCCCAGAAGCCCCTTCCGTGGGGCAGATTCCCTCCTATggccccccccaaaaccccccttCCCAGGGGTAGCACCCCCTGGGCGCCCCCTCCATGGGGGGGTCccttcctgcagccccccagtGTACCTGCCATGGGGCAAATCACCTCCTGTGGCCCCCCAAAATACCCCTCCAAGGGGCAGATACCCCCCTGGAGAGTCCCTCTGTGGGGCATaccccctcctgcagccccaaaacccccccTCTGTGGGGCAAATACTCCCGCCGTGGGGCAATCCCTTCCCACAGACCCCCCAATACCCCCTCCGTGGGGCAAATACTCCCCCCGTGGGGCAATCCCTTCCCACAGACCCCCCAATACCCCCTCCGTGGGGCAAACACTCCCCCCGTGGGGCACATCcctccccacagacccccccaaTACCCCCTCCATGGGGCAAACACTCCCCCTGTGGGGCAAATCCCTTCCTGTGGACCCCCAGACACCCCATCTATAGGGCAGATCTGCTTCAGCCCCCCCAAAATACCCCTCCACAGGGCAAATACCTCCCCCCGCAAGGCATCAACCGCCCCTGGGAGACCCCAGAGGTGCTCGCCGTGGGGCAGAAGACCCCCGCCCGCTCCTCACCCGCCCGTAGCAGGATGACTTGGTCGTCCAGGGGCAGCTCGGAGAAATGGGGGATCCTCTTGGCCCACTCCACCAGCGTGAAGAGCTGCTTGTCGGCGGCCTGGCAGATGTTGGTCACCGGGTCATTGGGCTGATGAGTAGGGCGGGGGACATGTAAAGGGGTCAGCGAGGTGGGCCAGGAATCCCCCCGGGGACCCCTTTATGCCCCAAACCGCCCCAAAAATAACTCACCGAGCTGCCGCCGGTGCCGGCGCCGTCAACGCTTTGGTCCGATTTCTGCTCCACCGCCAACTCGGCTTCTAAAATCTTCTCCACCGGCATCTCCTCGTTGGCGTTGGCCCCCAGCTCGCCATCgccctccttctccttcccccgTTGTCGCTCCTCCTGCACGGctggggcgggcgcggggggacagggaggtgagAAAAAGGGGGTctaggggggggggggtccccaccccGTATCCCGGCGTGGCCGGTTACCTTCCCGTTTCATGCCGGTGGCCAGGCACTTCTGGTAGCGGCAGTACTGGCAGCGGTTGCGTTGGCGCTTGTCCACCACGCAGTCCTTGTTGTCGCGGCAGGTGTAGGTCAGGTCCTTGCGGATGGTGCGTTTGAAGAAGCCTTTGCAACCCTCGCAGCTGTACACCCCGTAATGCTTCCCtgcggggacggggcggggggtcagcggggggcgccccccaccgccccggcgtcgccccgcggcggcggggggtcAGCGTCCGAAaggtggtggtggctggggcagggtggagGGGGCCCCACCCTTGGTGGTGCATCCTGAGGATGACCCAGGTGCCCCCAACCCCCTCTGTCCCGCCCCACAGAGGACCCAGGTGCCCCCACACCCCGTCCTGAGGATGACCCAGGTGTCCCCAACCCCCTCTGTCCCACCCCACAGAGGACCCAGGTGCCCCCACACCCCGTCCTGAGGATGAACAAGGTGTCCCCAACCCCCTCTGTCCCACCCCacagaggacctgggggtccccacACCCCGTCCTGAGGATGAACAAGGTGCCCCCAACCCCCTCTGTCCCACCCCAGGAAGGACCCAGGTGCCCCCACACCCCGTCCTGAGGATGACCAAGGGGCCCCCAACCCCCTCTGTCCCACCCCACAGAGAACCCAGGTGCCCCCACACCCCGTCCTGAGGATGACCCAGGTGCCCCCAACCCCCTCTGTCCCACCCCACAGAGGACCCAGGTGCCCCCACACCCCGTCCTGAGGATGAACAAGGTGCCCCCAACCCCCTCTGTCCCGCCCCACAGAGGACCCAGGTGCCCCCACACCCCATCCTGAGGATGACCCAGGTGTCCCCAACCCCCTCTGTCCCACCCCAGGAAGGACCCAGGTGCCCCCACACCCCGTCCTGAGGATGACCCAGGTGTCCCCAACCCCCTCTGTCCCACCCCAGGAAGGACCCAGGTGCCCCCACACCCCATCCTGAGGATGAACAAGGTGCCCCCAACCCCCTCTGTCCCACCCCAGGAAGGACCCAGGTGCCCCCACACCCCGTCCTGAGGATGAACAAGGTGCCCCCAACCCCCTCTGTCCCGCCCCACAGAGGACCCAGGTGCCCCCACACCCCGTCCTGAGGATGAACAAGGTGCCCCCAACCCCCTCTGTCCCACCCCACAGAGGACCCAGGTGTCCCCACACCCCGTCCTGAGGATGACCCAGGTGTCCCCAACCCCCTCTGTCCCACCCCACAGAGGACCCAGGTGCCCCCACACCCCGTCCTGAGGATGACCCAGGTGTCCCCAACCCCCTCTGTCCCACCCCACAGAGGACCCAGGTGCCCCCACACCCCGTCCTGAGGATGACCCAGGTGTCCCCAACCCCCTCTGTCCCGCCCCACAGAGGACCCAGGTGCCCCCACACCCCGTCCTGAGGATGAACAAGGTGCCCCCAACCCCCTCTGTCCCACCCCacagaggacctgggggtccccacACCCCGTCCTGAGGATGACCCAGGTGCCCCCAACCCCCTCTGTCCCACCCCACAGAGGACCCAGGTGCCCCCACACCCCGTCCTGAGGATGAACAAGGTGCCCCCAACCCCCTCTGTCCCACCCCacagaggacctgggggtccccacACCCCGTCCTGAGGATGACCCAGGTGTCCCCAATGCCCCATGTCCCACCCCacagaggacctgggggtccccaTGTCCCACCCCACAGAGGATCCAGGGCTCCCCAAAGCCTCTGTCCCACCCCCCGAAGGCCCCTAAGCACCCTCAACCCCTCTGTGTCACCCATGTGGCGTCACACAGGGACCCCCACGAGAAGCCCATTGTCccccccgggcagagccgcgTGTCCCCATGTCACACAGGAACCCCATCGAAGACCCCCGTGTCCCTGGAGGGACCTTACAGAGAACCCACTTGTCCTGGTGCCCCAGAGGGACCCCCCAAAGCACCCAGGTGTCCCCACTGGGACCCCCCCGTGAAGGACCCGGACATGCCAGtgccccccagggaccccacagAACACCCCGATGACCCCAGAGGGACCCCACGAAGCACCCAggtgcccccagggaccccacagaacaccccaacacccccagaggAACCCCACAAAGCACCCAAGTgtcccccagggaccccacagAACACCCAGGTGTCCCCAGAGGGACCCCACGAAGCACCCAGGTGTCCCCAGAGGGACCCCACAGAACACCCACGGGCCCCCAGAGGGACCCCACAGAACACCCACGGGCCCCCAGAGGGACCCCACGaagcaccccaacacccccagaggGACACCCCAGAACACCCAGGGGCCCCACAGGACACCCCAACACCCCAGAAGGACCCCACGAAGCACCCAggtgcccccagggaccccacgAAGCGCCCCAACGTCCCCAGAGGGACCCCATGAAGCACTGAAGTGTCCCCCAGGGACCCAACAGAACACCCAGGTGTCCCCAGAGGGACCCCACAGaacaccccaacacccccagaggGACCCCACGAAGCACCCAggtgcccccagggaccccacgAAGCACCCCAACGTCCCCAGAGGGACCCCATGAAGcgccccaacacccccagaggGACCCCATGAAGCACCGAAGTGTCCCCCAGGGACCCAACAGAACACCCAGGTGTCCCCAGAGGGACCCCACAGaacaccccaacacccccagaggGACCCCACGAAGCACCCAggtgcccccagggaccccacagAACACCCCAACGTCCCCAGAGGGACTCCATGAAGCACCCAAGTgtcccccagggaccccccagaaCACCCGGGTGTCCCCAAGGGACCCCACGaagcaccccaacacccccagaggGACCCCCACGAAGCACCCAGGGGCCCTACAGaacaccccaacacccccagaggGACCCCCCAGAACACCCAGGTGCCCCCAGCGGGACCCCACGAAGCACCCCAACGTCCCTAGGGGGACCCCACGAAGCACCCAggtgcccccagggaccccacagAACACCCAGGCGCCCCCAGCGGGACCCCACAaagcaccccaacacccccagaggGACCCCACAAAGCACCCAGGTGCCCCCAGAGGGACCCCCCAGAACACCCAggtgccccagggaccccccagaaCACCCAGGTGCCCCCAGAGGGACCCCCCAGAACACCCAGGCGCCCCCAGAGGGACCCCACGAAGCACCCCGAGGCGCCGGcgccccccagggacccccgcgGAGGACGGGGGGCCGGCGGTTACCCGAGGAGCGATCCCCGCAGATGGCGCAGAGGCGTTTGCCGGCGACGCCGGGGCCGTGGGGGTGACAAGGGACAGCCCGGATCCCCAGAGGCGGCTTCACGTCCTCCGAGCTGCTGACGGGGTGCAGCCCCGAGAGGTTGACCGTGGAATTGATCTGcgagaaagggggggggggaaggcgggcagggctggcgggagcccccttccccaccccaaaacccccgaTTCATTTaagggagggggcgggggggctgcccccTTACCTGGGGGCTGCTGACGGGGCCGTAGGCGAtggcgggggtggcggggagccccggggagcCCATGGAGGAGCTGATGACGGGGAACGGGGAGCCCAGGCTGGCGACGGGGGAGTTGAGGGAGGTCATGGCCGAACCGATCATGGAGGGGTGGTGGAGGGGGGCCGACGGctccggggggggcggggaggcgcTCAGGGATGAGCTGTCTGGGCTCCGGCAGTctggggggggacggggggggggggcacggtgAGGGACCCCCCCAACTCCATCCCCGACCCCGCCAGCCCTCGCTCCCCTCGGGCGCCGAGCGCTGGGGCAGCGTCgaagggacccccccccaaacctggaGACCCCCCCTCCACGTAGTGTCCTGCGctgcgccccccacccccccatccaTGGGcttctccccacagccccccgttGTACCCGCAGCCCCCCAACGTCAGGTCAGGGCCCCCCTCAAATCCATaagctgcccccccccccccaagccttGCTTTGCACTGgtagccccccccccaaatcacgCCAGCTCCCCTTCCTCAGCCCCCCTtctgcacccacagccccccaacATCATCACCCCAGGGCTACCCCAAAGCCATAAGCACCCTCCTGAACCCCCACTTTACATCTCAGGCCCCCCCAAATCAGAAAACAGCCCCCCACAACACCAAGCCAAggccccccccagacccacaAGCTGCCCCACCCAGAGCCTTGCTttgcacctgcagccccccaaCAGCACTCCAGGGTTCCCCAAAACCCTCCTTTGTACCTCAGGGGCCCCCCAAACCCATAacctgcccccccagccccacctttACACTTCAGGCCTCCCCCCAAACCCATAAGCCTCTCCCCAAGCCCCCACCATCACCCCAGAACGCCCCCAGACCCATAAGCacgccccacagcccccctttgGATCTCAGGGAACCCCCATACCCCCCTTATGGCCCCCCTGTGCAGATGCAGCCCCCCATCATCACCCCAGGACCACCCCCAGACCCAGAACCCCCCAACATCACCCCGTGACCCCCCAGACCCAGAACCCCAAAAGATCACCCCATGACCCCCCAGacccaaaaccccccaacaTCACCCCGTgagcccccagacccagaaCCCCCCCAAGatcaccccaggaccccccagacccAGAACCCCCCCAGATCACCCCGTGACCCCCCAGACCCAGAACCCCCCAACATCACCCCGTGACCCCCCAGACCCAGAACCCCCCATCATCACCCCGTGACCCCCCAGACCCAGAACCCCCCAAGATCACCCCATGACCCCCCAGACCCAGAACCCCCCAACATCACCCCGTGACCCCCCAGACCCAGAACCCCCCCAAGATCACCCCATGACCCCCCAgacccaaaacccccccaagatcaccccaggagcccccagacccaaaacccccccaagatcaccccaggagcccccagacccaaaacccccccaagatcaccccaggagcccccagacccagaaccccccaagatcaccccaggaccccccagacccAGAGCCCCCCAAGATCACCCCAGGACCACCCAGACCCAGAGCCCCCCAAGATCACCCCGTGACCCCCCAGACCCAGAACCCCCCAACatcaccccaggaccccccagacccagaaccccccaagatcaccccaggagcccccagacccagaaACCCCCAACatcaccccaggaccccccagacccagaaccccccaagatcaccccaggaccccccagacccAGAAACCCCCAACATCACCCCGTgaccccccaaacccagaaCCCCCCAACATCACCCCGTGACCCCCCAGACCCAGAACCCCCCAAGatcaccccaggaccccccagacccagagccccccaagatcaccccaggaccccccagacccagaaccccccaagatcaccccgtgaccccccagacccagagccccccaagatcaccccaggaccccccagacccagagccccccaacatcaccccaggaccccccagacccagaaccccccaagatcaccccgtgaccccccagacccagaaccccccaagatcaccccaggaccccccagacccaaaacccccccaagatcaccccaggaccccccagacccaaaacccccccaagatcaccccaggaccccccagacccaaaacccccccaagatcaccccaggaccccccagacccaaaacccccccaagatcaccccgtgaccccccagacccagaaccccccaagatcaccccaggaccccccagacccAGAAACCCCCAACATCACCCCGTGACCCCCCAGACCCAGAACCCCCCAACATCACTCCGTGACCCCCCAGACCCAGAACCCCCCAACATCACTCCGTGACCCCCCAGACCCAGAACCCCCCAACatcaccccaggaccccccagacccagagcccccccagatcaccccgtgaccccccagacccagaaccccccaagatcaccccaggaccccccagacccagaaccccccaagatcaccccaggaccccccagacccagaaccccccaagatcaccccaggaccccccccagacccggaccccccctccgccccccaaccccgcccccccgcccgtTCCGCTGACCGCGGTCGCTGTCGCCCATCCCGCGTTGCCGGGGGGGCTCCGGTCCcggctccccgccccccccccgcccgccccggtcCGGGCCTGCTCCGGGCGCCGCCGCCTGCCGCCCCACCGTCCCACAATGCCCCGCGCGgctcccggcagcccccgcgccTCGCGCAGCCCCGCACCCTCCGGCGAAAAAAATGCCCGTCGCCAAAATGGCGGCGCAGCCGCCATTTTGACGACGGGCACTTCCGCCCGCTCTTCCCTCCCACGCCCACTCCTCGCGAAGCCTCGCGAGATCTCGCCGGGaaaggggcggggccgcggtgCCACGTTGGGCCGGAGCCGGAGGTAACGGAGCGCGCGGACGGTGAGacccccccacacctcccccgGACCATGGAGACGTGGCTAGAGGGGCACCCGCCGCCGTGGAGGGCGGGAGGGGCACGGCCGCTCTACCTTCCCCCGCTCCTTCTCTCTATGGCTCCGCGCCGCtcagctccctcctccctgggTCTGTTGGGTGACCGCTCCGGTCCCCTCTTCCCCATCTCTATGGTGTCCCCGGGGGGCCGCTCTGGACCCTCATCCCTTTGTCTCGATGGTAGGGTTGGTTGGCAGCACTCTATCTCCTCTTTATGTCCCGTTAGAACCGCTCTATCCCTTCATCTCGCCAGCGTATGGCACAACCAATGGTGCCACTCTATGCGGCGTCTCTATGGTCTTGCCCCTCTGCCTTGGTAGCCATTGGGGCTTGTCTGGACGCTCATCCCTTCGTCTCTATGGTAGGAGCCATTGGTTGACCCATCTCGCCTCACCGGGGCGATGGCGGCAGCTGCCCGGACGCGGGGACTCAGCGTTGCCCTCACCGCCGGCGCCGTGCTGGCCCTCTGCCTGCTGCCGGTCCCCACCGCCTCGCACGAGGACCTGCACCATGGCCACTCGCACGAGGGCATGTATCACGGGCACGGACACTCGCACGAGGGCATGTACCATGGGCAGCATGGCCACTCGCACGAGGACCTCCACCATGGGCACAGTCACTCACACGAGGGCATGTACCATGGGCACCATGGCCACTCGCACGAGGACCTCCACCACGGCCACTCGCACGAGGGCGTGTACCATGGGCACCATGGCCACTCGCACGAGGACCTCCACCACGGCCACTCGCACGAGGGCATGTACCATGGGCACCATGGCCACTCGCGTGAGGACCTCCACCACGGCCACTCGCACGAGGGCATGTACCACGGGCATCATGGCCACTCGCATGAGGACCCCCACCATGGTCACAGCCACTCGCACGAGGACGCCCGCCGCCCCTCGCACGAGCGTCTCCCCCCGGATCCCACCaaaccgccgccgccgcggacGGACACAGTGACGCTGTGGATGCACGTGAGTGTCGTGTCCCTCCCCCCCAACCCAAAGACCCCCTGGGGACATCGCAGGGTGGGGGAGGAGCACCCTGTGACCCCCCCCCGTCCTGTCCCCACCGCAGACGATGGCGGCCACCCTGGTGATCAGCGCCGCCCCGTACCTCGTCCTCTTCCTCATCCCGGTGGAGTCCAACGCCCCCCGGCACCAGGCGCTCCTCAAGCTGCTCCTCAGCTTCGCggcgggggggctgctgggggacgCCTTCCTCCACCTCATCCCCCACGCTCTCGGTGAGTGCGTGTGCGTCACCCcgcccccaaaaccccccactTGGGGACAACGGGGACACGGTGACACCCACCGTCCCCCTCCTTTACGTCCCCGCAGCGCCCCACGCTCACGACGGCGGCCATGCTCACGCCGAGCCGGGCGGCCACGGTCACTCGCACCACGGTAGGACATTGgagtggggggggcgggggggagaaggggggtgAGCAGGGGGACGCGTtggggacactgaggggacagatGCCACCGTGTCCCCCTCGGCCAGGCCAGGAGCACGCCCGCATGCTGACGGTGGGGATGTGGGTGCTGGCCGGCATCGTGGCCTTCCTGGTGGTGGAGACCTTCGTCCGGCACGCCAAGGGCGGCCACGGCCACGGCCACGGCCACGGTAGGTGACGTCGTCGTGGCGGGGGGTGACGGGAGGGGTTGGGGACACGCACACGCTGACCCCGCCCCGTCGCCCCCGTCGCCAGGGGTCAAGGCCAAGAGCAGCTCCAGCGAAGGCGAGGAGgagccgggggcggcggggcggcgggagagGACGGCCACCAAGGGCCACCGCGGCAAGAGCCGGCCGGCGGGGAAGGCGGCGGAGGAGTCGGGTacgggggggacggggacacctGGGAGGGGGCCagaggaggggggtggggggcaagaGGGACCCCAATAGGGCAGGGGCACTGGCGGGGTGACACGGACCGGGGGGGACCCCACGGGGGACAGGGACGCTGCGGGGGGTGACAAGGACCGGGGGGGACCCcgtgggggacagggacactgggaggggTGACAAGGACAGGGGGGGACCCCACGGGAGACAGGGacgctgggggggggggtgacacggaCTGGGGGCGACCCCATGGGGCACAGGGACGCTGGGGGGGGTGACAAGGACGGGCGGGACCCcgtgggggacagggacactggggggggtgACAAGGACCGGGGGGGACCCCGTGGGGGATAGGGGCACTGGGTGGGGTGACAAGGACCCACGGGGGGACCCCACGGGGGACAGGGACGCTGAGGGGGAGTGGCACGGACTGGGGGCGACCCCACGGGGGacagggacactggggggggtgACAAGGACAGGGGGGGACCCCATGGGGGACAGGGACGCTGGGGGGGTGACAAGGACCCACGGGGGGGGACCCCACGGGGgacagggacactgggaggggTGACAAGGACCGGGGGGGACCCCGTGGGGGAtaggggcactgggaggggtgACAAGGacccatggggggaccccacgggggacagggacactggggggggtgACAAGGACCCACGGGGGGACCCcaatggggacagggacactgggaggggTGACACGGACTGGGGGTACCCCACGGAGgacagggacactgggaggggTGACAAGGACCGGAGGGGGACCCCACGGGGGACAGGGACACTGGGGGTGACAAGGACCAGGGGGGACCCcatgggggacagggacactgggaggtGTAACTAAGACCCTGATGGGGGAAAGGGACCCCATGGGGCAAGAactgggggggacacgggaccCCACGGGGGACAGGGACGCTGTGGGGGGGGACAAGGACCGGAGGGGGACCCCAATCCGGAcaggggcactgggaggggtgACAAGGACTGGGGGGAACACAGGACCCCACAGGGGACAGGGACGCTGAGAGGGGGTGTGGGGATGTtggggggggtggcggggaccCTCGTGGGGCGCTGACACGTGTGTGCGTGTCCCCCCCGGCGTCCCCGCGCTGTCCCCGCAGCCATGGCGGTGTCGGGGTACCTGAACCTGGCGGCCGACGTGGCGCACAACTTCACCGACGGCCTGGCCATCGGCGCCTCCTTcctggcggggccggggctggggacgGTGACGGCGGTGACGGTGCTGCTGCACGAGCTGCCCCACGAGGTGGGCGACTTCGCCATCCTCGTCCAGTCGGGCTGCAGCAAGCGCAAGGTGAGGCCCCAGCGGCGGCCCCGGGGTCCCCAGGGTCCCCAGTGGCCCCGGggtccccagtgtcctcagCATCCCCAGTGGCCCTGGGGTCCCCGGGGTCCCCAGCGTCCCCAGTACCTCcagggtccccagcacccccagggtcCCAGtcgtccccagcacccccatcgtccccagcacccccagagtccccagcatccccagagtCCCCAGCATCACCACGGACCCCAGTACCTCTagggtccccagcacccccagggtctccagcacccccagggtcCCCAGCATCACCAGGGACCCCAGTACCCCCAGGATCCCCAGGGTGCCCAgcacccccagtgtccccattgtccccagcacccacagggtccccagcatccccagagtCCCCAGCATCACCAGGGACCCCAGTACCCCcagggtccccagcacccccagtgtccccagggtccccagcatccccagagtCCCCAGCATCACCAcggaccccagcacccccaggctcCCCAGCATCGCCAGTGTACCCAgggtccccagcatccccagggccTCCAGCATCCCTGGTGGCCCCGGggtccccagcatcccctgtGACCACAGCACCCTGGGCGCCCCAAGTGCCCCTGGTGCCCCAAAGTGCTCCCAGTACCCGCAGTGTCCCCAATAACCCCGGTGCCCCAAAGTACCCCcggtgaccccagtgtcctcagtgcccctgGTCACCctggtacccccagtgaccccagtgtcctcagagCCCCCGGTGACCctggtacccccagtgaccccagtgttctcagtgcccccggtgaccctgatacccccagtgaccccagtgtcctcagtgcccccagtgaCCGTTGtacccccagtgtccccagtgtcctcagtgccccgGTGACCGttgtacccccagtgaccccagtgtcctcagtgcccccagtgaccctggtacccccagtgaccccagtgtccttaGAGCCCCTGGTGACCctggtacccccagtgaccccagtgtccttaGAGCCCCTGGTGACCTtggtacccccagtgaccccagtgtcctcagtgcccccggtgaccctggtacccccagtgtccccagtgtcctcGGTGCCCTGGTGACCGttgtacccccagtgaccccagtgtcctcagtgcccctgGTGACCGTTGtacccccagtgtccccagtgtcctcagtgcccctgGTGACCGTTGTACCCCcggtgaccccagtgtcctcagtgcccctgGTGACCGTTGTACCCCcggtgaccccagtgtcctcagtgcccccagtgtccctggtacccccagtgaccccagtgtcctcagtgcccccagtgtccctggtgccccagtgaccccagtgtcctcagtgccccctgtgaccctggtacccccagtgaccccagtgtcctcagtgcccccggtgaccctggtacccccagtgaccccagtgtcctcagtgccccgGTGACCGttgtacccccagtgaccccagtgtcctcagtgcccccggtgaCCCTGGTAACCCcggtgaccccagtgtcctcagtgcccccggtgaccctggtacccccagtgaccccagtgtcctcagtgccccgGTGACCGttgtacccccagtgaccccagtgtcctcagtgcccccggtgaCCGTTGtacccccagtgtccccagtgtcctcagtgcccccggtgaccctggtacccccagtgaccccagtgtcctcagtgccccgGTGACCGttgtacccccagtgaccccagtgtcctcagtgccgCTGGTGGCCCTGGTaacccccagtgaccccagtgtcctcagtgcccccggtgaccctggtacccccagtgaccccagtgtcctcagtgcccccggtgaccctggtacccccagtgaccccagtgaccctGGTAACCCcggtgaccccagtgtcctcagtgccccctgTGACCGttgtacccccagtgaccccagtgtcctcagtgcccccggtgaccctggtacccccagtgatcccagtgtcctcagtgcccccggtgaCCGTTGTACCCgcagtgtccccagtgtcctcagtgcccccggtgTCCGttgtacccccagtgaccccagtgtcctcagtgcccccggtgaccctggtacccccagtgaccccagtgtcctcagtgcctcCGGTGACCGttgtacccccagtgaccccagtgtcctcag contains:
- the SLC39A7 gene encoding zinc transporter SLC39A7 isoform X3, whose product is MAAAARTRGLSVALTAGAVLALCLLPVPTASHEDLHHGHSHEGMYHGHGHSHEGMYHGQHGHSHEDLHHGHSHSHEGMYHGHHGHSHEDLHHGHSHEGVYHGHHGHSHEDPHHGHSHSHEDARRPSHERLPPDPTKPPPPRTDTVTLWMHTMAATLVISAAPYLVLFLIPVESNAPRHQALLKLLLSFAAGGLLGDAFLHLIPHALAPHAHDGGHAHAEPGGHGHSHHGQEHARMLTVGMWVLAGIVAFLVVETFVRHAKGGHGHGHGHGVKAKSSSSEGEEEPGAAGRRERTATKGHRGKSRPAGKAAEESAMAVSGYLNLAADVAHNFTDGLAIGASFLAGPGLGTVTAVTVLLHELPHEVGDFAILVQSGCSKRKAMRLQLVTALGAVAGAACSLLAEGAGEAATLGVLPFTAGGFIYVGTVSVIPELLRDAGPLQSFLQVLGLLAGVAMMVVIAHYE
- the SLC39A7 gene encoding zinc transporter SLC39A7 isoform X2, encoding MAAAARTRGLSVALTAGAVLALCLLPVPTASHEDLHHGHSHEGMYHGHGHSHEDLHHGHSHSHEGMYHGHHGHSHEDLHHGHSHEGVYHGHHGHSHEDLHHGHSHEGMYHGHHGHSREDLHHGHSHEGMYHGHHGHSHEDPHHGHSHSHEDARRPSHERLPPDPTKPPPPRTDTVTLWMHTMAATLVISAAPYLVLFLIPVESNAPRHQALLKLLLSFAAGGLLGDAFLHLIPHALAPHAHDGGHAHAEPGGHGHSHHGQEHARMLTVGMWVLAGIVAFLVVETFVRHAKGGHGHGHGHGVKAKSSSSEGEEEPGAAGRRERTATKGHRGKSRPAGKAAEESAMAVSGYLNLAADVAHNFTDGLAIGASFLAGPGLGTVTAVTVLLHELPHEVGDFAILVQSGCSKRKAMRLQLVTALGAVAGAACSLLAEGAGEAATLGVLPFTAGGFIYVGTVSVIPELLRDAGPLQSFLQVLGLLAGVAMMVVIAHYE
- the SLC39A7 gene encoding zinc transporter SLC39A7 isoform X1: MAAAARTRGLSVALTAGAVLALCLLPVPTASHEDLHHGHSHEGMYHGHGHSHEGMYHGQHGHSHEDLHHGHSHSHEGMYHGHHGHSHEDLHHGHSHEGVYHGHHGHSHEDLHHGHSHEGMYHGHHGHSREDLHHGHSHEGMYHGHHGHSHEDPHHGHSHSHEDARRPSHERLPPDPTKPPPPRTDTVTLWMHTMAATLVISAAPYLVLFLIPVESNAPRHQALLKLLLSFAAGGLLGDAFLHLIPHALAPHAHDGGHAHAEPGGHGHSHHGQEHARMLTVGMWVLAGIVAFLVVETFVRHAKGGHGHGHGHGVKAKSSSSEGEEEPGAAGRRERTATKGHRGKSRPAGKAAEESAMAVSGYLNLAADVAHNFTDGLAIGASFLAGPGLGTVTAVTVLLHELPHEVGDFAILVQSGCSKRKAMRLQLVTALGAVAGAACSLLAEGAGEAATLGVLPFTAGGFIYVGTVSVIPELLRDAGPLQSFLQVLGLLAGVAMMVVIAHYE